Proteins encoded within one genomic window of Eurosta solidaginis isolate ZX-2024a chromosome 1, ASM4086904v1, whole genome shotgun sequence:
- the LOC137236749 gene encoding T-complex protein 1 subunit eta-like — MFCAVHVPEEDWKRRMKACGGAVMTTANDINSSVLGQCDYFEERQVGGERFNIFQGCVNARTSTLILRGSVEQFLEETELRYMML; from the exons atgttctgtgctgttcatgtaccagaagaagattggaaacgtagaatgaaagcttgtggtggtgctgttatgactacagctaatgatattaattcaagtgttttgggtcaatgtgattactttgaagaacgtcaggttggtggtgaacgtttcaacattttccaag gttgcgttaatgctagaacaagtacattgattttacgtggcagtgttgaacaatttttggaagaaactgagcttcgttacatgatgctataa